Proteins encoded in a region of the Spiroplasma endosymbiont of Amphimallon solstitiale genome:
- a CDS encoding lysophospholipid acyltransferase family protein, producing the protein MNIWKAILTWPYLLQTYSKSGSMTRKVLKDPSLVSEAKRYIWLKKRVRYIKWLYNIKLTVHNIENWPKRKGCVMVANHQSNFDPLLVLSVNDYSLYAPLGFIAKEELKKSHLARRFIFLIDVLFIDHNNPRTAVTAFQEAKELIRIPRTMMIFPEGTRSHQQEMQEFKAGAFNMAYQSYVPIIPVTIINSYQIFDRKYKGKKDIHLIFHKLIEPSEFIKLSTDVLSKQVFNIIKKGIDDFSNNKMGR; encoded by the coding sequence ATGAACATTTGAAAAGCAATTTTAACTTGACCTTATTTATTACAAACTTATAGTAAATCAGGTTCAATGACAAGAAAGGTATTAAAAGATCCAAGTTTAGTTTCTGAAGCAAAACGATATATTTGATTGAAAAAACGTGTGCGTTATATTAAATGATTATATAATATTAAATTAACCGTTCATAACATTGAAAATTGACCAAAAAGAAAAGGTTGTGTAATGGTTGCCAATCATCAATCAAATTTTGATCCATTATTAGTATTATCGGTAAATGATTATAGTTTATATGCACCTTTAGGTTTTATTGCAAAAGAAGAATTAAAAAAAAGCCATTTGGCACGAAGATTTATTTTTTTAATTGATGTTTTATTTATTGATCATAATAATCCACGCACAGCCGTTACGGCTTTTCAAGAAGCAAAGGAATTAATTAGAATTCCGCGTACAATGATGATTTTTCCAGAAGGAACAAGAAGTCATCAACAAGAAATGCAAGAATTTAAAGCAGGTGCTTTTAATATGGCATATCAATCTTATGTACCAATTATTCCTGTTACTATTATTAATTCTTATCAAATTTTTGATCGAAAATATAAAGGCAAAAAAGATATTCATCTTATTTTTCATAAGCTAATTGAGCCAAGTGAATTTATTAAATTATCTACTGATGTATTATCAAAGCAAGTATTTAATATTATTAAAAAAGGAATTGATGATTTTAGCAATAATAAAATGGGACGGTAA
- a CDS encoding Mbov_0401 family ICE element transposase-like protein has protein sequence MSFNYLWTLKEATKRMYQSFRDDVKNQWEKTDWRILKERDRKYIPVKIKTRTRNTINGLVTYKCRDYKYYDEQLKKWVPICLLDEKLQLPKYKRTCQDIKNNVIEHFADGKRYIDILHTMKQTKFSTTSISRLFQEYQVSKLDVPKIKLEPNQFIYISIDDGHRKFWKFKRNSGKYSMRLVLFCTDNVNHKLVNKRVDVIIRPTKTKIGVQKTAEFILEQGNRFFENFDKAKIIICGDSAEWIKDVANYLDAQFVLDKFHLVKKLYVGIIAGNKGKYFEEYNTCRNFIENGQYDELIKYMNEILKNHKKLKKQYFKNNKQGIENQGAKWNIGTFAESNIWYILKEMLGNRTYSIDIYIKMVIFKCNLVNSKT, from the coding sequence ATGAGTTTTAATTATTTATGAACTTTAAAAGAAGCAACAAAAAGAATGTATCAATCATTTAGAGATGATGTAAAAAATCAATGAGAAAAAACAGATTGAAGAATCTTAAAAGAAAGAGATAGAAAATATATCCCCGTTAAAATTAAAACAAGAACTAGAAATACTATCAATGGTCTTGTTACTTATAAATGTCGTGATTATAAATATTATGATGAACAATTAAAAAAATGAGTTCCTATTTGTTTATTAGATGAAAAATTGCAATTACCTAAATACAAAAGGACTTGTCAAGATATCAAAAATAATGTTATTGAACATTTTGCAGATGGAAAAAGGTATATTGACATTTTACATACTATGAAACAAACAAAATTTAGCACAACAAGTATTAGTAGATTATTTCAAGAATATCAAGTTAGTAAATTAGATGTTCCTAAAATAAAATTAGAACCAAATCAATTTATTTATATTAGTATTGATGATGGACATCGAAAGTTTTGAAAATTTAAACGAAATTCTGGTAAATATTCAATGCGTTTAGTGTTATTTTGTACAGATAATGTTAATCATAAATTAGTTAATAAAAGAGTAGATGTAATAATAAGACCAACAAAAACTAAAATTGGAGTTCAAAAAACTGCTGAATTTATTTTAGAACAAGGAAATAGATTTTTTGAAAATTTTGACAAAGCAAAAATTATTATTTGTGGAGATAGTGCAGAATGAATTAAAGATGTTGCTAATTATTTAGATGCACAATTTGTTTTAGATAAATTCCATTTAGTTAAAAAGTTGTATGTAGGAATTATTGCTGGAAACAAAGGAAAATATTTTGAAGAATATAATACTTGTAGAAACTTTATTGAAAATGGTCAATATGATGAATTAATAAAGTATATGAATGAAATATTAAAAAATCATAAAAAATTAAAAAAACAATATTTTAAAAATAATAAACAAGGAATTGAAAATCAAGGTGCAAAATGAAATATTGGTACTTTTGCTGAAAGTAATATTTGATATATTTTAAAAGAAATGCTTGGTAATAGAACATATAGCATAGATATTTATATTAAAATGGTTATTTTTAAGTGTAATCTTGTGAATTCTAAAACATAA
- a CDS encoding dihydrofolate reductase, whose protein sequence is MVILVWAMTKEKVIGFNNKLPWKIKEEMQYFQSITLNKNVLMGSKTFESIGKPLKNRYNIVVTNHQERYQQFLNDNNITFTNDIISYLKQYQGNKKTDICIIGGAEIYKQAWDYADYLYVSVIKNLYNGDLLFPISNFSDFKLIKTTEFAEFVANVYQRKEKK, encoded by the coding sequence ATGGTAATTTTAGTTTGAGCAATGACCAAAGAAAAGGTAATTGGTTTTAATAATAAATTGCCCTGAAAAATTAAAGAAGAAATGCAATATTTTCAGAGCATTACTTTAAATAAAAATGTATTAATGGGTTCAAAAACTTTTGAAAGTATTGGCAAGCCATTAAAAAATCGTTACAATATAGTTGTTACTAATCATCAAGAACGTTATCAACAATTTCTAAATGATAATAATATTACTTTCACAAATGATATTATTTCATATTTAAAACAATATCAAGGTAATAAAAAAACAGATATTTGTATTATTGGTGGTGCTGAAATTTATAAGCAGGCATGAGATTATGCTGATTATTTATATGTTTCAGTCATTAAAAATTTATATAATGGTGATCTTTTATTTCCTATTAGTAATTTTTCTGATTTTAAATTAATCAAAACAACAGAATTTGCAGAATTTGTGGCGAATGTGTATCAAAGAAAGGAAAAAAAATAA